The following nucleotide sequence is from Bacillus rossius redtenbacheri isolate Brsri unplaced genomic scaffold, Brsri_v3 Brsri_v3_scf495, whole genome shotgun sequence.
CGAGCGGAGCCTCTAATTTTGGCTGGCAAGATTGCTCCTAGAGAACCAAGCAGTGCGCTAAATCGTTACTTCTCGTGGAGTGCAGGTGGAAGAGCATACGAAAATCCCCCTGCCAAACGAGGATGCTGTAAACGTAACATTATTTGAACAGTATTTACAGAGGCTTCTAAGTGAGGTCGGTGGGGCACCTTTCGGCACAATACTTCGAAGGGCAGAAGCAGAAGAGTCTGGGTagacatatttattattaataagctTAAATAACCGACTTAAATtcaatgaacaatttaaattcaatgAACAAATGGAACCTTTTTCGTGAAATTTGAACAGTAAAGCAGCATCTTGTGTGCAAGCACTGTTTGGCGTTGTTGATAATCTGCCATTAACGTTTTTTATCACAAAGCACACCGGCTTtggtatgtattaatttttttaataaatgtaggcCCACCACACACCTGTAGTGCGTTTCAAACTAGTATGCAGCCGTATAAATTTGCAATGTTGGTCGCTGAATACATCAATTATTTTATCTCCACTTTTTACGATTCCGTACACCTCCCGCGCGTTAAAATAGGTTTCTATAATTGTCCTGGGCCGATTGCGTTGAATTCACCGCTTTCAAGCCGTCGATGAGGCGCACAAGATGTGATTCTTTGTCGAGAGACATGTTTCCTTCTCTGATTTGTTCGAAATGCAAGCTTTTCTGTATGCGTTATACGGGAACTCGGATCCTTATCCCTGATGTCGTATCTTGATGATTTGAGAGATTAGCTTGTACCTTCGGGGAGATTTGTCGAATTCGAAGATGTTAAAATTAAGTAGCGATAAGAACACATTGAATTCATCGTTTCTTGTCCACGGGAATATCTGTcgtctttctttttttatgtcgTCCAGCCACGAGTTGAAGAGCGAGAACGAAGTTTTGGGCAGGTCACCCTTTACTATCTCCATCTCGAACGGCGAGGTTTAGTGGGTGTTTGGCAAAAAATGACAGCATAtcaaaaaatgtagaaaaatcaTGATCCGGGAAATCGGCAGGTATTGCGAGGACATTATTTTTTCTTACGTACTCTGGAATATTGCAGCAAACAGCCACAAATTCAATGTATTTTCTTCTGGCGGCGCCTCGGGGTGTAGGTCTTCGCCGGTGTTGGTAGTGTTGGGGCGTTTAATTTTCTTCGGACCCCATATGTCCATTAGCGTGCATTGGCGCTTCATCCTTAGCGAGAATCGACCAATCCACCTCTGTTTTTCCGATCGACCTCAGAAATTTGTTTGCCCTAACGAAATGGCCGCAGCCGGCAAAACCACCGCGTCGGTTGAGCGGTGAAGGATGAGCTGCTTTTAAAATTAAGTGCTTCTTGCTTGTCGAGCAAAGTGAAGACAACGCCGTCTGCGCCGCGCGGCCCCAAAACATGAACACGGTACCGTTGCTTTTCCTCACCACCTCCTTGATGATGTGTGAAAACTATAGGTTCCCCAGCCGATATGCCGATGCGAGTTAGGTTCACCCAATGCGCAGGTCGTTGTTAGATTAATCAATAAAACTCCCTGAACCGCCCAATTTTCGAGAGAATTATTATTCCGGTCAACTTGGAATTTAGATGATGCGACTTCTTCTAAAATTACACGCAGGCTCGCCGGGTCGCTTGGCAGCGCGGCAGCTAAATGCCAGGCCATCAGCCACTCCCTCCCCCGGGATACGGATCCTGCCCGACAATCACCACCTTTACATCTCGAGGGTCTCCGACGAGCTCGAGTGGTCGCCAAATGTCTTCTGCACGTGGTACCCAATTGGATAACGAGGCAAGTTTGGCGCATACGCCGTTCGCCAAACAGCGTGTATTGGAAGTTGGATCTATCCAATTGATTGGCGGATTTGGTATGTCACCGCCGTTGCCCTTGGATCTGGCTAGAATAAACTTTTTCATCGCGGGAAATCACAATTTAATGCTATGTTGTCTAGAGTGGAAAAAACCCCAACTACCGAGTTGCAAAGAGAGAAAATGACAATAGGCCTACCAAAATAGCGGCAATGATGCATCCTATCCACACTCCCAGAACAAGGCAGGCACAAAAGACTCCCGCCATGATGAGCAAGGCCGTGGGCCCAGTTTTATAGAAAGTTAAACGTCTCGCGTGAACTTTCTCGAATTCATGCAATTCTTCGGGTGAATATAATTTCGTCTTGGCGATCGTTTCGTCGAAGGAGGGTGCCGTTTCGTTCGAAATTTCATCCCCCTTGTCGATTCTGGTGCCATCGGCATTCACATCTAGCGATGACAAATATTCGTATATATAAGGCAACGTCCTCGATGGAAGTAACTGCCAATTTCCTGCTGCCCGAGTATCAGGTTGGCCAAGGTGAAGAAAGGCAAACTCCACCTCCACCGAACCTAATTGTTGTTTTAAAGCGAATTCGGATTGCTCCACCAACTGAGGCAGCAATTCTTTGGGATACTTGCTGTTGAACCCCAAAGGGGTCCCAAAAACCCAACACGAGAtcaaaaattgcaacgatgatcaATATCCACCCCACCACACTGGCGGCACCCGCAACCAACTTTGCAGCGGCCGCAGCGAATTTtgcggcaatatttgttaaagtttttCACAACCGTGTTCGAGATGACCGTCAGCATCGAGCTACGCAGTACGTTGGTGAAGAGTGTATTGGACATCCCGACGAGCACCGTGCCTATCTTGGGTAATATCGTGTCGGCGGAAAACTTCAACACCCGAACTAATATCGCCGCCACGGCATCGGGAAGCATGCTGAGTCCCCAGGTCCGCCAAACCATCAACGGTTGTAAACTGATCTACAAGCCCGTTGATGATACCCATCAAAATCTCTTCCGCAGACTGCTGTGATGCACGCGGGTTGCCGCAAGTTAGAAAATGTCGTGTAGAGTTCCTTTGCTTCGGATCGTTCGGGGGGACGTCAATACTAACGTCGTTTCGTCCAAAGATAAGTCGGGATCGGGTAGAATAAATGACGTATTGATATCCTCACTCCATCCTTTTACCGTCCATACATTATCTATGCTGGGAACGGGTCCCAGGTCTGGTTGAATAAACGTGGAAccagtaactaatttttgaatgccAGCacgaacatattttattatactcTCACCGACCACAGCATTGGCTAAACGCATCCAGATGcttgttacacaatttttttgcgcCGCGCTCCATTCGTCGAAAAACGAGTCACAGTATGATTTGTTATACTCGTAAGATAATCCGGACGTGGTCAAGGGATTTTCAGGACCTAGATTGAAGCCTACGGGTAAATCGTTCACTCGCGATTCGTATCGCTGTGAAGATCTATACAGCGGGTGTTCCATCCACGAAGTTATGGACGGAAGTATGATACATTTCCCGTTGCGGAATTTCGTATTCACCATTTGAGTTTTTGCTTCCCCATCGTTATATTCAAACCTTTTTCGAGAGATTAAAACATGCAGGTTGACACTGAAGTTGGAAATTATCAGCATCCCCGATTCTGTAATACGAAGCTTCTTCCGTCACACCGCAAATACCGTCGGCTTTTGCAGAATTGCATGATATTTTATTACACGCAGTTTCGCCAATCTTAATTTTCACCTTTATGGCCCTTTGCGCAAAATTGTTCGGGTAGTAATAATCCGTAGTTCGGTCTGCTTGGCCAATTGCCACCTCTAGGTGCGACGCTAAATGTGGAGCTGCGGTGTGCAATTTTTTCAGAACCAACAACGACAAACGTTGATTGGCGTAAATATTTGCATAATTTCTGTCCGCCGTTGTATACATTATATCGCAAACGATCAACTCGCGGTTGCTAGAAATTAAGAACACTTAAACAATGGCGCTTTCGGAAATCTCCAAGGAAGTATACGCATCCCTTCTGGATATCAGATGCGGTAAAGCGAAAACTCTCAAATGCAGAAAAATTTTGTACGGCAACAAGAATTGTGTGGTGAGATCCAAATGGCCGTGTAAAGAAGTCGAGGAATTTTGCAACATCATAACACCGTTATTTGATGTTACATTAACGAGGATTCCTTTCCTGTGTTGGTCACCTCTGGAATTTTCTTGGTTTGCATTCGTAGAATGCGGGAAATTATTTGCATCAGATTCGCCTCTGGATGCTTTGGTGGAAATTGGATGCCCTCAAGAGATTGCCGAATCGGTCAACTTTGCTTTCCATTCCCTGCGCGCGGACCCGTTGCGGAAATTTTACAAGCTGGCCAAAAACCTGTCTCTACCATGGTCTCCCAATACTCTGGTATTGTTGGAGAAAAGACGTTTGGATATTGAGAAAggtcaaattaaaaatgaaataggagAACGATTAGATCATTATTTTCCCATCGAACAACTCAGAGCGTTGATAGGATTCTTTGGCCGCGATGTGGTAAATCTCGACgatattccaaaattcaacaacaTTTTCGAAAACAGATTGCTACGCAGCGGTACAGTTCCTCAACTTGATGGCACCGCATGCACCGGAAAATCCACTGTGCTATCCCACGTCTCCGAGACGTACGAATTGGAATCCGGCTTGCGGAAACATCGTCAAGACCACGCACATAGGCTCCTTTAAATCCAAAGATGTTAGTCAGACCATGTCACTGCAGTACCAATTAGTTTCGGCGTTGACGCAAG
It contains:
- the LOC134544769 gene encoding uncharacterized protein LOC134544769, with product PHLASHLEVAIGQADRTTDYYYPNNFAQRAIKLRITESGMLIISNFSVNLHVLISRKRFEYNDGEAKTQMVNTKFRNGKCIILPSITSWMEHPLYRSSQRYESRVNDLPVGFNLGPENPLTTSGLSYEYNKSYCDSFFDEWSAAQKNCVRLKQITDAPANRQFQIPGKYAAQLSALVQYSVGVDL